TGCGGTGTTTTTAACTTTCTTCGAATCATCGAAGTATTCACACGAATATTTTCAATAAATCCTTCTCTAGGGCCACGAATGGCTGATTCCGTTTCTGGCTCAGAAATCGTACGTGTTTTAAAACCTCGCATGCTCACTAACAGAGATTCAGTATTTTTATCGATAATAATGCCTAAATCCCCATTTAATACACTTAACATGAAATCAGCAAAATTGTTTTTTTCTTTTACTTCTGCAAATGGGATTATGGATTCTTTGATTTGTAAAATGTCAGATATCTCAACTTTGCTTTTCATCATTGATTTCATAGCTTCTGTCATTAAATCGTTATCTATCATCCCATCTACAGAGATGGCGAGGCCATCAATTTTATCATTATCAACTCCATTTCCGATTTGAAACGGTTTGATGATGACATCAGAACAATCTTTGAAATATTCTTCAAGCATTTTTTTATTCGTTTCAAGTTCTGGTGAGATAAATACACCTTTTAATTGTTCAAGGAATGAATAATCTAAATAAGATTTCTCTTGCTTTTTTTTATTAGAAAGAATCATACTAACTTCCCCCAATTTTGCCAAATCTGTAGTAAGTTACGGGTTATGAAAGTATTTTCTCCAAATATCACTACAATATGTATTAGTTGGATAAGTGAGCTAATAAATGGTCTAGCTGTTGTGGTTTAACCTTTTGTATGAGGTCTCCTTCTTTTTTTAAACGGTTCTCGATATTTAAAAGATTAAAATCAGATGGAATTAGATTTTTATTGATTTCATGCCAATAAAGAGGGGTAGATACGGGGGCATGTGCTCGGGCTCTTGGTGTATAGGGAGCGGCTAATGTTTTTCCTTGCCAATGCTGTAAATAATCAATATAGATGAGTTGTTTTCGATTTCTTTTGAGCCTTTCGATGGTAAATAAGTCTGGATGTTTTTGCACTAAGTATTCACTAATAAACTGTCCAATTTTTCTTAACTGATCAAAGCTATACTTTTGTTCAATAGGGATTACGATTTGAATCCCAGTTGCTCCAGAAGTTTTGGGTACAGATTGAATATGCAGTTTATCGAGAAGCTCCCCTATAAAAAGAACAGCGTCTACTAATCTAGGTTCTTTTTCTATAGAAGGATCGATGTCTATAACCCATTCGGCGGGTAAGGATTGACTAATGTAATGAAAGGAGGGATGAAATTCTAGGCAAGCTAAATTACCTAGCCATAATAAAGTAGCTACATTATCCAAGTTCACATAATGAATGTTATGTAAGTAAGCAGTATTCACAAAATCAGGGGTTGGTTCTGGACAGTTTTTTTGATAAAAGAAAGTCTTGTCATTATAACCGTGCGGAAATCTGATCGTTGTTAAATATCTGTTTTTACAATATGTAAGGAGGAATGGCGCAAGCATTACTAACTTATGTAAATACTCGATTTTGGAAATGTTAGGCCATAAGGGTTTACTTGGATTTGAAATAAGTATCTCATGCCCTTCTACCATCAAAGGTACTTTTTCTGTTACATTAGACATGAATTTACCTCCATAAAATTAATACAAATGGTTGACATCAATGTACTCAATTTGAGGGTGGCGTAATACTCCATAGGATGTAATTTCTAATCCTTTGACTTTACATGGAAAAGGTTTTTTCAGCCATATTATATGATCACCTTGTAAATCCATAGGTAAAGGAACGAATGAGGGTTCATTTGACTGATGCACTTTTGAATATAGTAA
The window above is part of the Chengkuizengella sp. SCS-71B genome. Proteins encoded here:
- the ligD gene encoding non-homologous end-joining DNA ligase encodes the protein MSNVTEKVPLMVEGHEILISNPSKPLWPNISKIEYLHKLVMLAPFLLTYCKNRYLTTIRFPHGYNDKTFFYQKNCPEPTPDFVNTAYLHNIHYVNLDNVATLLWLGNLACLEFHPSFHYISQSLPAEWVIDIDPSIEKEPRLVDAVLFIGELLDKLHIQSVPKTSGATGIQIVIPIEQKYSFDQLRKIGQFISEYLVQKHPDLFTIERLKRNRKQLIYIDYLQHWQGKTLAAPYTPRARAHAPVSTPLYWHEINKNLIPSDFNLLNIENRLKKEGDLIQKVKPQQLDHLLAHLSN